In one window of Branchiostoma floridae strain S238N-H82 chromosome 14, Bfl_VNyyK, whole genome shotgun sequence DNA:
- the LOC118431065 gene encoding uncharacterized protein LOC118431065 isoform X1 has product MWYYCWPHSVYHLIRWFPKTNRLKIRIVVTIFTCALLAPQFFVLTREQSTRYCGQQLFDLLVASIVFTFCMIGFTFLFALMDPVPREVKLAFHVFGLASFVLGLIYTVQTATGEECRNNTPELYYLSLAFTIMAMITAAFILVMIPFWLMNHFWDRSVLDYRERSGLCYEPVMCCSCVWHV; this is encoded by the exons ATGTGGTACTACTGCTGGCCCCACAGTGTGTACCACCTCATCCGATGGTTCCCCAAGACAAACAGGCTGAAGAT CCGTATTGTGGTGACTATCTTCACCTGTGCCCTGCTGGCTCCACAATTCTTTGTGTTGACCAG AGAGCAGAGCACTCGGTACTGTGGGCAGCAGTTGTTTGACCTGCTAGTGGCCTCCATCGTTTTCACCTTCTGTATGATAG GTTTTACGTTCCTGTTTGCGCTGATGGACCCTGTGCCACGGGAAGTCAAACTGGCCTTCCACGTCTTTGGCCTAGCATCATTTGTGCTGGGTTTAAtctacacagtacagacagccACTGGGGAGGAATGT AGAAACAACACCCCAGAGTTGTACTACTTGTCACTGGCCTTCACAATCATGGCCATGATCACAGCTG CGTTCATCCTGGTCATGATCCCGTTTTGGCTGATGAACCATTTCTGGGACCGGTCGGTGCTGGATTACAGAGAGCGGTCGGGGCTGTGCTACGAGCCTGTCATGTGTTGCTCCTGTGTCTGGCACGTGTAA
- the LOC118430618 gene encoding uncharacterized protein LOC118430618: MSQLSQGCVFLLAVLVAVNGNAWEKENYPNPQLQPELCSPSVGKPSWLCNPDHVLNEHSALMLREKLKLVHEEAKCFCDDCTDRGGYTIAVATMQQMEPMYWTLLPTEQVPVNISSRRYARFLRDAWFPDQSCTDHVIILVSKLDDLVLISPGEFAKPILPDEKLKSIMKKAEHFFNVTGHYQPRLGLEQMITEIAEIFDGLERAQSFLLSGYMIAIILGVVALYCTVGFICCRTYASMKKADRKYSASETPFFFVYLDKKKLKQEEEERLRKQKRKEKRRKKRMEERKKLEEMQAQAQSDFEEHDYDPKYDGVKGEEYEMRPYNDQAAPMPYWYGAPRGATASLPPTPRQGRSFNGRANTLGTASVPSSPMPGVRGNPLYKPRSYTIQPSPSLGRESTVYPVRPLGSAVSGANSEVSIPPSSGSTHTGINDNNNPYVLCFESTI, translated from the exons ATGTCGCAGCTGAGTCAAGGCTGTGTGTTTCTCCTGGCTGTGTTAGTGGCGGTAAACGGGAACGCATGGGAGAAAGAAAACTACCCCAACCCACAGCTTCAGCCGGAACTCTGCAGCCCGTCGGTAGGGAAGCCGTCATGGCTTTGCAATCCGGACCATGTCCTGAACGAACACTCAG CTCTTATGTTGAGGGAGAAATTGAAGCTGGTTCATGAAGAGGCTAAATGTTTCTGCGACGACTGCACGGACAGGGGAGGTTACACCATCGCTGTAGCCACCATGCAGCAGATGGAACCCAT gtacTGGACGCTCCTGCCCACAGAACAAGTGCCAGTCAACATCAGCTCCAGGCGTTACGCGCGATTCCTGAGAGACGCCTGGTTTCCCGACCAGTCATGTACTGATCACGTCATCATTCTCGTCTCCAAGCTGGATGACTTG GTTCTCATCTCGCCCGGCGAGTTCGCCAAGCCCATATTACCCGACGAGAAGTTGAAGTCCATCATGAAGAAAGCCGAGCACTTCTTCAACGTCACTGGTCACTACCAGCCCCGTCTTGGATTGGAGCAGATGATCACCGAGATCGCGGAAATCTTCGACGGTCTGGAACGGGCACAGTCTTTCCTTCTGAGCGGTTATATGATCG CCATCATCTTAGGTGTCGTGGCGTTATACTGCACAGTGGGTTTTATATGCTGCCGGACATACGCATCCATGAAGAAGGCAGACAGAAAATACTCCGCCAGCGAAACCCCTTTCTTCTTCGTTTACCTGGACAAAAAGAAACTCAAgcaagaggaggaggagaggcTGAGAAAACAGAAGCGCAAGGAGAAGAGGCGGAAGAAGAGGATGGAGGAACGTAAGAAGCTGGAGGAGATGCAGGCCCAGGCCCAAAGTGACTTTGAAGAACACGACTACGATCCGAAGTACGACGGCGTGAAGGGAGAGGAGTATGAGATGCGCCCCTATAACGACCAGGCTGCTCCCATGCCGTACTGGTACGGCGCCCCTCGCGGCGCCACGGCGTCCCTTCCACCAACACCACGGCAGGGCAGGTCCTTTAACGGCCGGGCCAACACGCTCGGCACCGCGTCGGTACCGTCCTCTCCCATGCCAGGAGTCCGCGGGAATCCGCTGTACAAGCCCCGGTCCTACACGATCCAGCCTAGCCCGTCCCTCGGCAGAGAGTCCACCGTCTACCCAGTCAGACCTCTAGGTTCTGCCGTCTCTGGCGCCAACTCTGAAGTCTCTATCCCTCCCTCCTCTGGCTCCACACACACCGGCatcaacgacaacaacaacccATATGTTCTCTGCTTCGAGAGCACGATCTAA